A section of the Clostridium sp. TW13 genome encodes:
- a CDS encoding response regulator transcription factor, giving the protein MINLLIVDNEIFTREGIIEMLPLEALGITHTRQAYDGIDALNVAKEFVPDILLTDVRMPRMDGIELAFEIRKLYPDCSIIFMSGYSDKEYLKAAITLKAITYVEKPIELDELETAVKNAILENSKSKTLNDSIENKIASEISKDYYNHNIEDIINSFISKEMRDALNKAFFLTVSLKMQTPIKTSNEGIIRSIKGICSLYCFSSFVSIKDENEIILHLFFTKNDKDYINLQSTLYNALFISIGEYLSKHSNYYICVGKIVPKINEVSTSYEIASKMCTYTFFYDYNSIILPSDNITSNYMMNETIYNEFDKYLHKEDKQNLILIIKNLTSEIRKFPGTSASSIKDIYYRLCLKIFEFSVDRNISTNENMNSNHVFDEILKCPNIFVLENFLIDKINEFFIILNEKTSKNNPVLSVLEYIHNNYSDPNLCLEQISKNTYLTPAYICVIFKDYTSTTVNKYINEYRIEKSKLFLKDSNIKMGDVAEKVGYSDGNYFSKIFRKATSYSPSEYRRHFSK; this is encoded by the coding sequence ATGATTAATTTATTAATCGTAGATAATGAAATTTTTACTCGTGAAGGGATTATAGAAATGCTTCCTTTAGAAGCTCTTGGTATAACCCACACTAGACAAGCTTATGATGGAATTGACGCATTGAATGTTGCTAAAGAGTTTGTACCTGATATACTGTTAACTGATGTTAGAATGCCTCGAATGGATGGTATAGAGCTAGCATTTGAAATAAGAAAGTTATATCCTGACTGCTCAATAATCTTCATGAGCGGCTATTCAGATAAGGAGTATTTAAAAGCAGCTATAACGCTAAAAGCAATTACTTATGTTGAAAAACCAATTGAACTTGATGAACTTGAAACTGCAGTTAAAAATGCAATTTTAGAGAACTCAAAATCTAAAACACTAAACGATAGCATTGAAAATAAAATAGCTTCGGAAATTAGTAAAGATTATTACAATCATAATATAGAAGATATTATTAATTCTTTTATTTCCAAAGAAATGAGGGACGCGCTAAACAAGGCATTTTTCTTAACAGTTTCTTTAAAAATGCAAACTCCAATTAAAACTTCTAATGAAGGAATAATTCGAAGTATAAAAGGAATTTGTTCCTTATATTGTTTTTCATCTTTTGTATCTATAAAGGATGAAAATGAAATAATTCTTCATCTTTTCTTTACCAAAAATGATAAGGATTACATAAATCTTCAATCTACCCTATATAATGCATTGTTTATATCTATAGGTGAATATTTGTCAAAACACTCAAATTACTATATTTGTGTTGGCAAAATTGTTCCTAAAATAAATGAAGTTTCAACTTCATACGAAATAGCTTCTAAAATGTGTACTTATACTTTCTTTTATGATTATAATTCTATAATATTGCCATCAGATAACATCACTAGCAATTATATGATGAATGAAACCATTTATAATGAATTTGACAAATATCTTCATAAAGAAGATAAGCAGAACTTAATTCTAATAATAAAAAATTTAACTTCTGAAATCAGAAAGTTTCCTGGAACATCAGCTAGCTCTATTAAAGATATATATTACAGATTGTGTTTGAAAATATTTGAATTTTCTGTTGATAGAAATATATCAACTAATGAAAATATGAACTCCAATCATGTTTTTGACGAAATATTAAAATGTCCTAACATTTTTGTACTAGAAAACTTTTTAATAGATAAAATCAATGAATTTTTCATTATTTTGAATGAAAAAACCTCAAAGAACAATCCTGTTTTATCTGTTTTAGAATATATACACAATAATTATTCCGATCCTAATCTTTGTTTAGAACAAATTAGTAAGAACACTTATCTTACTCCAGCATATATTTGTGTTATTTTTAAAGATTATACTTCTACAACTGTAAACAAATATATTAACGAGTATAGAATTGAAAAATCAAAACTCTTTCTAAAGGATTCTAATATAAAAATGGGGGATGTTGCTGAAAAGGTAGGCTATAGCGATGGAAATTACTTTTCTAAAATTTTTAGAAAGGCAACTTCATATTCTCCATCCGAATATAGGAGGCACTTTTCTAAATGA
- a CDS encoding ABC transporter permease, producing the protein MEKGIKKRSFGNEIKRNKVLLIMLIPALIYFIVFSYVPMVGTILAFKNYNFRDGIFGSPWVGFDNFKYFFLSGQAFIVTRNTILYNTAFIIVNTVLQMGMAILISEVAKKWFKKLAQTAMFLPYFISWVVVGVIAYNLLNVESGTINAFLAKIGSGKVNFYGKAYLWPFIIVFISAWKNVGYGTVLYLAAIMGIDSGIYEAAKIDGATIFQRIFKITIPSLMPTMIILTLLAIGNIFRGDFQMFYQLVGNNGPLFNATDVIDTFTFRSLIQSGEVGMSAASCLYQSVFCFITVMVSNFLVKRYDKDSSLF; encoded by the coding sequence ATGGAGAAAGGAATTAAGAAAAGGTCATTCGGAAACGAGATTAAAAGAAATAAAGTTTTACTAATAATGTTAATACCAGCTTTGATTTATTTCATCGTATTTAGTTATGTTCCTATGGTTGGAACAATCTTAGCTTTTAAGAATTATAACTTTAGAGATGGAATCTTTGGAAGCCCTTGGGTAGGATTTGATAATTTCAAATATTTCTTTTTATCAGGACAAGCATTTATAGTAACAAGAAATACAATCCTTTATAATACAGCATTTATTATAGTTAACACAGTATTGCAAATGGGAATGGCAATATTAATATCAGAAGTAGCCAAAAAGTGGTTCAAGAAGCTTGCTCAAACAGCAATGTTTTTACCTTACTTCATTTCTTGGGTTGTAGTTGGTGTAATCGCATACAATCTTTTAAATGTTGAAAGTGGAACAATAAATGCATTCCTAGCTAAAATTGGATCAGGAAAAGTTAACTTCTATGGTAAAGCATATTTGTGGCCATTTATTATAGTATTTATATCAGCTTGGAAGAATGTTGGATATGGTACAGTATTATATCTTGCAGCAATCATGGGAATAGATTCAGGAATTTACGAAGCAGCTAAAATTGATGGCGCAACTATTTTCCAAAGAATTTTTAAGATCACAATCCCAAGCTTAATGCCAACAATGATAATACTTACATTGCTTGCAATAGGAAATATATTTAGAGGAGACTTCCAAATGTTCTATCAGCTGGTAGGAAATAATGGACCTCTATTTAATGCAACAGATGTTATAGATACATTTACATTTAGATCATTAATTCAATCTGGTGAAGTTGGAATGTCAGCAGCATCTTGTTTATACCAATCAGTATTTTGTTTTATAACTGTAATGGTAAGTAACTTTTTAGTCAAACGTTATGATAAAGATAGTTCTTTATTCTAA
- a CDS encoding carbohydrate ABC transporter permease, translating into MKKTSDQKIFNVISYALITIIALLCLIPFALVVVGSFTDEKEIIANGFSLFPHKFSLAAYKLALKDPVAILRAYGVTVSLTVIGTAIGLFIVTMTAYVLQRKDFKWRNKFSFFFYFTTLFSGGLVPWFILMVRYLDLKDSYLALLLPPMLSVFNIILMRSYLAGIPNALVEAATIDGAGDFQIFLKVILPLAKPALATVGLFIAIGYWNDWYNSMLFINNDKLYSLQYYLYKTVNSVEAYKNIVGKNGGNVGAVINLPSESLKMALTVIVTGPIILVYPFIQKYFVSGITLGAVKE; encoded by the coding sequence ATGAAAAAGACTTCAGATCAAAAAATATTTAATGTAATAAGTTATGCATTAATAACAATAATAGCATTGTTGTGTTTGATTCCTTTTGCACTTGTTGTAGTTGGATCATTTACAGATGAAAAAGAGATTATCGCTAATGGATTCTCACTTTTTCCTCATAAATTTTCTTTAGCAGCATACAAACTTGCATTAAAGGATCCAGTGGCAATACTTAGAGCATATGGCGTTACAGTAAGTTTAACTGTCATAGGAACAGCAATTGGTTTATTTATTGTAACAATGACAGCGTATGTTCTTCAAAGAAAAGACTTTAAATGGAGAAATAAATTCTCATTCTTCTTCTACTTCACTACATTATTTAGTGGTGGACTTGTACCATGGTTTATATTAATGGTAAGATATCTTGACTTAAAAGATAGTTATTTAGCATTACTATTACCACCAATGCTTAGTGTATTTAATATAATTCTTATGAGAAGCTATTTAGCTGGTATACCAAATGCACTTGTTGAAGCAGCAACTATTGATGGTGCAGGAGATTTTCAAATATTTTTAAAGGTAATATTACCTTTAGCAAAACCAGCACTTGCAACAGTTGGATTATTCATAGCAATAGGATATTGGAATGATTGGTATAATAGTATGTTATTTATTAATAATGATAAACTATATTCACTTCAATATTATTTATATAAAACAGTTAATAGCGTTGAAGCATATAAAAATATTGTAGGTAAAAATGGAGGAAATGTTGGGGCAGTTATTAACTTGCCTAGTGAGTCATTAAAGATGGCGCTTACAGTTATAGTAACTGGACCAATAATTTTAGTATACCCATTCATACAAAAATACTTTGTATCAGGTATAACTTTAGGAGCAGTTAAGGAATAA
- a CDS encoding ABC transporter substrate-binding protein, whose amino-acid sequence MIRKNIKRMVSIGLTVVLAGALMMGCGSKSKDVDISDPSKLEAVKLKMYLIGDKPKDFDTVYGKVNDIMKKKINATLDVSFLPWSDMATKYQLLFQSGENFDLIFTATGWGYYSQVATKNGFYELTDDMIKKYAPNTYQNEPKDAWKQAKINGKVYMVPSDREEYGTNVFGVRGDLMKKYGIDSIKTYADYEKYTEAVAKDSASGVKVIANGGGQNLQWPYMLEKNGFTTVNGAPTPSIGFDVNDKSGNVFAFVDTPQYKEYAAKMKEFAKKGYWASDSISSKATRDADFIAGKTASMVWNTGSVANAVQQMNKANPSWDAQVVDLSAGIKRTVQPFVNNGMAINAISKNPERALMAIDLLKYDKDINELTWYGVKGTHWDADGDNKYKTLSATANFPATNVCPWGWYTTKIARTASDEPAIVKQITDGWKKNDTVTNPLASFSFDDSKVKNEMAAVGNVITQYGVPIDLGMVDDVDAAIKQYRAKLTEAGFDKILEACKTQAKDYVAQYNK is encoded by the coding sequence ATGATTAGAAAAAATATTAAAAGAATGGTTTCTATTGGATTAACAGTAGTACTTGCTGGAGCTCTTATGATGGGCTGTGGCAGCAAAAGCAAAGATGTAGATATTTCAGATCCATCTAAATTAGAAGCAGTTAAATTAAAAATGTACCTTATCGGTGATAAACCAAAGGATTTCGATACTGTATATGGAAAAGTAAATGATATAATGAAGAAAAAAATCAATGCAACATTAGATGTTAGCTTTTTACCATGGTCTGACATGGCAACAAAGTATCAATTATTATTCCAATCAGGTGAAAATTTTGACTTAATATTTACAGCTACAGGCTGGGGATATTATAGCCAAGTAGCAACTAAGAATGGTTTCTATGAATTAACAGATGATATGATTAAGAAGTATGCACCAAATACATATCAAAATGAACCTAAGGATGCATGGAAACAAGCAAAAATAAATGGAAAAGTTTATATGGTACCAAGTGATAGAGAAGAATATGGTACTAACGTATTCGGAGTTAGAGGAGATCTAATGAAGAAATACGGAATAGATTCAATTAAAACTTATGCTGATTATGAAAAATATACAGAAGCAGTAGCTAAGGATTCAGCAAGTGGAGTTAAGGTAATTGCAAACGGTGGTGGTCAAAATCTTCAATGGCCATATATGTTAGAAAAGAACGGATTTACAACAGTAAATGGTGCTCCAACACCATCAATTGGATTCGATGTAAATGACAAGTCAGGAAATGTATTTGCATTTGTAGACACTCCACAATACAAAGAATATGCAGCTAAAATGAAAGAATTTGCCAAGAAGGGATATTGGGCAAGTGACTCAATTTCAAGTAAAGCAACAAGAGATGCTGACTTTATAGCAGGTAAGACTGCAAGTATGGTTTGGAATACAGGTAGTGTAGCTAATGCAGTTCAACAAATGAACAAAGCTAATCCATCATGGGATGCACAAGTTGTTGATTTAAGTGCAGGAATAAAGAGAACAGTTCAACCTTTTGTTAACAATGGTATGGCAATCAATGCTATTTCTAAAAACCCTGAAAGAGCTTTAATGGCAATCGATCTATTAAAATATGACAAAGATATAAATGAATTAACTTGGTATGGTGTAAAAGGAACTCACTGGGATGCAGATGGAGATAATAAGTACAAGACTTTAAGTGCAACTGCAAACTTCCCTGCTACAAATGTATGTCCTTGGGGTTGGTATACAACTAAAATAGCTCGTACAGCTTCAGATGAACCAGCAATAGTTAAACAAATAACAGATGGTTGGAAGAAGAATGATACTGTAACTAATCCATTAGCTTCATTCTCATTTGATGATTCTAAAGTTAAGAATGAAATGGCTGCTGTAGGAAATGTTATAACTCAATATGGAGTTCCTATAGATTTAGGAATGGTAGACGATGTTGATGCTGCTATAAAACAATATAGAGCAAAATTAACAGAAGCAGGTTTTGATAAGATATTAGAAGCATGTAAGACTCAAGCTAAAGATTACGTTGCTCAATACAATAAATAA
- a CDS encoding beta-galactosidase, producing the protein MKKEFPVLNSKIKGLLHGGDYNPDQWLDYPEILKEDVRLLKLANCNCVSINIFGWSAIEPEEGRYTFEWLDKIMDDMAANNVHVILATPSGARPAWMSEKYPEVLRVNRDRTKNLHGCRHNHCFTSPVYREKTYNINRLLAERYKDHPALIMWHISNEYGGECHCPLCQDAFRNWLKKKYDNNLDKLNASWWTGFWSHKFTSWSQIESPSPLGENCVHGHNLDWQRFVTDQTIDFYKNEIAPIREITPNVPVTANFMGAYPHMELFLGLDYWKFAKEVDVLSWDNYPAWHNDFETTEELAANVGFVHDIYRSLRGGQPFLVMESTPSLVNWHDTNKLKRPGMHLLSSMQGVAHGADSVLYFQWRKGRGASEKFHGAVVDHCGHENTRVFREVTEVGEVLNKIKEIQGATAESKVAIIYDVENRWAIDDLQGLKKHRGYVESCQAAYKVFWENGVSVDVINMDCDLSEYDLVIAPMLYMVRPNVADRINEFVKNGGTFVTTYWSGIVDENDLCFLGGFPGPLREVTGIWSEEIDSLYDNEVNHIEFKANNMENLKGTYEVKEYCDLIHAETAEVLAVYKSDFYADMPAVTVNRYGEGKAYYIAARTGEEFNNDFYSKLINDLGIKSVVDGKLPKGVTAQMRSNKDNKFTFIMNFNEEAKEVELGKEEYIDMLSGDKVVNKVTLEKYGVKILKQ; encoded by the coding sequence ATGAAAAAGGAATTTCCAGTTCTTAATAGCAAAATAAAGGGACTTTTACATGGAGGAGATTATAATCCAGATCAATGGTTAGATTATCCAGAAATACTTAAGGAAGATGTTCGTCTTTTAAAATTAGCAAATTGTAATTGTGTTTCTATAAATATTTTTGGATGGAGTGCAATAGAACCAGAAGAAGGAAGATATACATTTGAATGGCTAGATAAAATCATGGATGATATGGCAGCAAACAATGTCCATGTAATTTTGGCTACACCAAGTGGTGCAAGACCTGCTTGGATGTCAGAAAAATATCCTGAAGTCTTAAGAGTAAACAGAGACAGAACTAAAAATCTTCATGGATGCAGACATAATCACTGCTTCACTTCACCAGTATATAGAGAAAAAACTTATAATATAAATAGACTTTTAGCTGAAAGATATAAGGATCATCCAGCTTTAATAATGTGGCATATTTCTAATGAATATGGTGGAGAGTGCCATTGTCCTCTTTGCCAAGATGCTTTTAGAAACTGGCTTAAGAAAAAATATGATAATAATTTGGATAAATTAAATGCATCATGGTGGACAGGATTTTGGAGTCATAAATTTACCAGCTGGTCACAAATAGAAAGTCCATCTCCACTAGGTGAAAATTGTGTACATGGTCACAATTTAGATTGGCAAAGATTTGTTACAGATCAAACAATAGATTTTTACAAGAATGAAATTGCACCAATAAGAGAAATAACACCTAATGTACCTGTTACAGCTAATTTCATGGGTGCATATCCACATATGGAATTATTCTTAGGATTAGATTATTGGAAATTTGCTAAGGAAGTAGATGTTTTATCTTGGGACAATTATCCTGCATGGCATAATGATTTTGAAACTACTGAAGAGTTAGCTGCAAATGTTGGTTTCGTACATGATATATACAGATCATTAAGAGGTGGACAACCATTTTTAGTTATGGAAAGTACTCCAAGCTTAGTAAACTGGCATGATACAAATAAGTTAAAACGTCCAGGAATGCATTTATTATCATCAATGCAAGGGGTAGCTCATGGAGCAGATTCAGTTTTATACTTCCAATGGAGAAAAGGAAGAGGAGCTTCAGAAAAATTCCATGGTGCTGTAGTGGATCATTGTGGTCATGAAAATACTAGAGTATTCAGAGAAGTAACTGAGGTTGGAGAGGTTTTAAATAAAATAAAAGAAATTCAAGGTGCAACTGCAGAGTCAAAGGTAGCAATAATATATGATGTTGAAAACAGATGGGCTATAGACGATTTACAAGGTTTAAAGAAACATAGAGGATACGTAGAAAGTTGCCAAGCAGCTTATAAGGTTTTCTGGGAAAATGGAGTATCAGTAGATGTAATTAACATGGACTGTGATTTATCAGAATATGACCTTGTTATAGCACCAATGCTTTATATGGTTCGTCCAAATGTTGCTGATAGAATCAATGAATTTGTAAAGAATGGTGGAACATTTGTAACAACATATTGGAGTGGAATTGTTGATGAAAATGATCTTTGTTTCTTAGGTGGATTCCCAGGACCATTAAGAGAAGTTACAGGAATTTGGTCAGAAGAAATAGATTCTTTATATGATAATGAAGTAAATCATATAGAATTTAAAGCTAATAACATGGAGAACTTAAAAGGAACTTATGAAGTAAAGGAATATTGTGATTTAATCCATGCTGAGACAGCAGAAGTGCTTGCAGTGTATAAGAGTGATTTCTATGCAGATATGCCAGCAGTAACTGTAAATAGATACGGTGAAGGAAAGGCTTACTATATAGCAGCAAGAACTGGAGAAGAATTTAATAATGACTTCTATTCAAAGTTAATTAATGATTTAGGCATTAAGAGTGTTGTTGATGGAAAGTTACCTAAGGGCGTTACAGCTCAAATGCGTAGCAACAAAGATAACAAGTTTACTTTTATAATGAACTTTAATGAAGAAGCAAAAGAAGTTGAATTAGGAAAAGAAGAATATATAGACATGCTTTCTGGTGATAAGGTGGTTAATAAAGTAACTCTAGAGAAGTATGGGGTTAAGATTTTAAAGCAATAA
- a CDS encoding glycoside hydrolase family 35 protein, producing the protein MENIFEIKDNFYLNGSPMKIISGSIHYFRVVPEYWRDRLEKLKAMGCNVVETYVPWNKHEEYKGHFNFEGILDIKKFIEIAQELGLFVIIRPSHYICAEWEFGGLPAWLLAEDGMRLRTTYEPFLRHLDEYYKELFKILTPLQVNYGGPIIMMQVENEYGYFGNDKRYLQTLNDLMRKHGAVVPFVTSDGTWGEALESGMFNTNEVLPTANFGSKTEEHFEKLRRVIADGPLMCMEFWNGWFTPWGGNISKRDAKETAEELDKILKDGHVNFYMFHGGTNFGFMNGANNYDKLEADITSYDYDAPISECGDITPKYKECKKVIGKYVDIPEVKFSTKIEKKSYGKLVVKEKVTLFNTLETISSAKYSDFTLSMEKLGQNYGYILYRSNVGRGRKAENFRLVGANDRAKIYVNQKEVLTQYGLELGKSVDLTLDKEENNIIDILVENMGRVNFSEKLNWQRKGIDYGVVIDKHAHAGWDHYTLPLNNMDKVNFELGYETGVPAFYKFELDIEELGDTFLRLDGWGKGCVFVNNFNIGRFWEIGPQKTLYIPAPLLKKGKNEFIVFETEGRTGNYIELVGVPDLG; encoded by the coding sequence ATGGAAAATATATTTGAGATTAAAGATAACTTTTATTTAAATGGAAGTCCAATGAAAATTATTTCAGGTTCAATACATTATTTTAGAGTAGTTCCAGAATATTGGAGAGACAGACTTGAGAAGCTAAAGGCTATGGGCTGTAATGTAGTAGAAACTTATGTGCCATGGAATAAGCATGAGGAATATAAAGGACATTTTAATTTTGAAGGAATCTTAGATATAAAGAAGTTTATAGAAATAGCTCAGGAGCTAGGACTTTTCGTAATCATTAGACCATCACATTATATTTGTGCAGAATGGGAATTTGGAGGACTTCCAGCTTGGCTTCTTGCAGAAGATGGCATGAGACTGAGAACAACATATGAGCCTTTTTTAAGGCATCTTGATGAATATTATAAGGAATTATTCAAAATACTAACGCCCCTTCAAGTTAATTATGGTGGCCCAATAATAATGATGCAGGTAGAAAATGAATATGGCTATTTCGGCAATGACAAAAGATATCTGCAAACTCTAAATGATTTAATGAGAAAGCATGGAGCTGTAGTTCCATTTGTCACTTCAGATGGTACTTGGGGTGAAGCTTTAGAGTCAGGAATGTTTAATACCAATGAGGTGCTTCCAACAGCCAATTTTGGTTCAAAGACTGAAGAACATTTTGAAAAATTGAGAAGAGTGATAGCTGATGGACCACTTATGTGTATGGAATTTTGGAATGGATGGTTCACTCCTTGGGGGGGGAATATAAGCAAAAGAGATGCAAAAGAAACTGCAGAGGAACTAGATAAGATATTAAAGGATGGACATGTTAATTTTTATATGTTTCATGGTGGAACAAACTTTGGATTCATGAATGGAGCCAATAATTACGATAAGTTAGAAGCAGATATAACTTCTTATGATTATGATGCTCCAATATCGGAGTGTGGTGATATAACACCTAAATATAAAGAATGTAAAAAAGTTATTGGAAAATATGTTGATATACCAGAAGTAAAATTCTCAACAAAAATTGAAAAGAAATCCTATGGAAAACTAGTAGTAAAAGAAAAAGTTACACTTTTTAATACTTTAGAGACTATTTCTTCTGCAAAGTATTCAGACTTTACATTGTCTATGGAAAAGCTAGGACAAAATTATGGATATATTCTTTATAGATCTAATGTTGGAAGAGGAAGAAAAGCAGAAAATTTTAGGCTCGTAGGTGCTAATGATAGGGCAAAGATATATGTAAATCAGAAGGAAGTATTAACTCAATATGGCCTTGAGCTGGGAAAAAGTGTAGATTTAACTTTGGACAAAGAAGAGAATAATATAATTGATATACTAGTTGAAAATATGGGACGAGTTAATTTTAGTGAAAAGCTTAATTGGCAAAGAAAAGGAATAGATTATGGTGTTGTAATCGATAAGCATGCACATGCAGGATGGGATCATTATACGTTACCACTTAATAATATGGATAAGGTGAACTTTGAATTAGGCTATGAGACAGGAGTTCCAGCTTTCTATAAATTTGAACTTGATATTGAAGAGCTTGGAGATACATTTTTAAGACTTGATGGATGGGGCAAGGGATGTGTCTTCGTAAATAATTTTAATATAGGACGTTTTTGGGAAATAGGACCTCAAAAAACTCTATATATTCCTGCACCTTTATTGAAGAAGGGAAAGAATGAGTTTATTGTGTTTGAAACTGAAGGAAGAACAGGTAACTATATAGAGTTAGTAGGTGTACCTGACTTAGGTTAG
- a CDS encoding methyl-accepting chemotaxis protein, translating to MKVIGNKKFFGIKATKILRLPTMKISNYKRLPIKKKLLLAFMLIAVLTVICGGLGLVFLQKTNSDYKYALNNYGFSQGTIGKLGMEVEDSKSIIRDVIMLKDTNEATKATDELDNCISRIQKSISELEKSEIAKDNKQLFNKISYDIAQYQVVKIEVINLSMAKKSDEALKSLREKATPMMNQITDDISNLMKASINTGNKVVDKLKMMQIIASVIIVLAIAIACIFTVRLAMYLSKIIGNPIKEIAKVAEKISKGELDVSIDISSEDEIGELANSFSIMITSLRSYIYEISDILESISKGNLDIATKVEYKGDFIELEDSINTILDSLNEVFNEFNEASKQVNTGSEQVAGTSIVLSEGATEQASIIEELSASMQEVSEKIDRNAKNAANTNEITHKLVSNIEQSTNQMKEVVNAIDDIERASKDISSIIVTIDDIAEETNLLALNASIEAARAGEAGKGFAVVAEEVRKLANQSAEAAKQTAKLINISMQAVNQGRLLADNTAINLFQVADNVNETTGLVNDITVASEEQAQAIKQINDGIIQISDVVQSNSAIAEESAAASEELTAQVEALNTMIRKFTIRN from the coding sequence ATGAAAGTTATAGGCAATAAAAAATTTTTCGGGATAAAAGCTACTAAGATTTTGAGATTACCAACAATGAAAATTTCAAACTACAAAAGACTACCAATTAAAAAGAAGTTATTATTAGCATTTATGCTTATAGCAGTTCTCACAGTTATATGTGGAGGATTAGGCTTAGTTTTCTTACAAAAAACTAATAGTGATTATAAATATGCGCTAAATAATTATGGATTTTCTCAAGGTACAATTGGAAAACTTGGAATGGAAGTTGAGGATTCTAAATCAATTATAAGAGATGTTATAATGTTAAAAGACACAAATGAAGCAACTAAGGCTACAGATGAACTTGATAATTGTATTAGCAGAATTCAAAAATCAATTTCAGAACTTGAGAAATCTGAAATAGCAAAAGACAACAAGCAGTTATTTAATAAAATTTCATATGATATAGCACAGTACCAAGTGGTTAAGATTGAAGTTATAAATTTGAGCATGGCAAAAAAGAGTGATGAAGCATTAAAATCACTTAGAGAAAAAGCTACACCTATGATGAATCAAATAACTGATGATATCTCAAATCTTATGAAAGCAAGTATCAATACAGGCAATAAGGTTGTAGACAAGCTAAAAATGATGCAGATAATAGCAAGTGTAATTATTGTACTAGCAATAGCAATAGCTTGTATATTTACTGTACGTTTAGCAATGTATCTATCTAAAATTATAGGAAATCCTATAAAGGAAATAGCAAAGGTAGCAGAAAAAATCTCAAAGGGAGAATTAGATGTTTCAATAGATATATCCTCAGAGGATGAAATTGGAGAATTAGCAAATTCATTTTCTATAATGATAACAAGTCTTAGAAGTTATATTTATGAAATATCAGATATTTTGGAAAGTATTTCAAAGGGAAATCTAGATATAGCTACTAAAGTTGAATATAAAGGGGATTTCATAGAATTAGAAGATTCTATAAATACTATTTTAGATTCTTTGAATGAAGTGTTTAATGAATTTAATGAAGCCTCAAAACAAGTTAATACTGGATCAGAGCAGGTTGCTGGCACCTCAATAGTTTTATCAGAGGGGGCAACAGAGCAGGCGAGTATTATAGAAGAACTTTCAGCCTCAATGCAAGAGGTAAGTGAAAAAATAGATAGAAATGCTAAAAATGCAGCAAATACTAATGAAATTACACATAAATTAGTAAGTAATATTGAGCAAAGTACAAATCAGATGAAGGAAGTAGTAAATGCAATTGATGATATTGAAAGAGCGTCTAAAGATATCAGCAGTATTATTGTTACTATTGATGATATAGCAGAAGAAACCAATTTGCTTGCGCTAAATGCATCAATAGAGGCAGCTAGAGCTGGTGAAGCAGGAAAAGGTTTTGCAGTGGTAGCAGAAGAGGTAAGAAAATTAGCTAATCAAAGTGCAGAAGCAGCAAAGCAAACTGCAAAACTTATCAATATAAGTATGCAGGCTGTAAACCAAGGAAGATTATTGGCAGATAATACAGCAATAAACTTGTTTCAAGTAGCAGATAATGTGAATGAAACTACAGGATTAGTTAATGATATTACAGTTGCATCTGAAGAACAAGCACAAGCTATTAAGCAAATAAATGATGGAATAATACAAATTTCAGATGTTGTTCAATCAAATTCAGCAATAGCCGAAGAAAGTGCTGCAGCAAGTGAGGAATTAACAGCACAAGTTGAAGCCTTGAATACAATGATAAGAAAATTTACGATTAGAAATTAA